From Bacteroidales bacterium, the proteins below share one genomic window:
- a CDS encoding metallophosphoesterase produces MKIQYCSDLHLESEPNSRFLEANPLIVAGDILILAGDVVPLLDEYLNNPFFHFISENYKQVFWIPGNHEFYHRDLSNYSTSFSIQLAGNIQIVNNIELNYEGVNFLFSTMWSKIGSDNMKTVEKNVPDFSNITLNDKPFKATDFNRLHAESIAFIVQSLNHKKGKTVVITHHLPSVLCNSELHNSSSINEAYCIDLTEYITGCDANFWIHGHSHVNHNPLYLGNTIMLTNQLGYVHSNEHAGFRHNAYISI; encoded by the coding sequence ATGAAAATTCAGTATTGTTCGGATCTTCACCTTGAATCAGAGCCAAATAGCAGGTTTCTTGAAGCAAATCCTTTAATTGTTGCCGGTGACATCCTCATTTTAGCAGGAGACGTGGTTCCTTTACTTGATGAGTACTTAAACAATCCCTTTTTTCATTTTATTTCCGAAAACTATAAACAAGTTTTTTGGATTCCAGGAAATCACGAGTTTTATCACAGGGACCTGTCAAATTACAGTACATCATTTTCCATTCAGTTAGCCGGAAATATTCAGATTGTTAATAATATCGAATTGAACTATGAAGGCGTCAATTTCCTGTTTAGTACTATGTGGTCAAAAATAGGCAGTGATAACATGAAAACTGTAGAAAAAAATGTACCTGATTTTAGCAATATTACTCTAAATGATAAACCATTTAAAGCTACTGATTTTAACAGGCTCCATGCTGAAAGCATTGCCTTTATAGTACAGTCTTTAAATCATAAAAAAGGTAAAACAGTAGTTATAACCCATCATTTACCGTCGGTTTTATGCAATTCAGAATTACATAATTCAAGTTCCATAAATGAAGCCTATTGTATTGACCTGACTGAATATATTACTGGTTGTGATGCCAATTTCTGGATTCATGGACATAGTCATGTAAACCACAATCCTTTATACCTCGGGAATACCATTATGCTCACCAATCAGCTTGGGTATGTCCATTCCAATGAACACGCGGGGTTCCGGCATAATGCCTATATATCAATATAA
- a CDS encoding cache domain-containing protein produces MRKFSLRIILPSILSVLLFILTIFFIVIPRFQENIMNGKREMIKELTNSAWSILAKYENDEREGILTREEAQKTAISRIQYLRYGEENKDYFWITDMTPNMIMHPFRKDLDGKDLTDFKDPHGKRLFVEFVNTVKKSQQGYVDYMWQWKDDLLHIVPKLSYVKVFKPWNWVIGTGIYIEDVKREISTLTKSMLWISVGISILIAFLLMYILKQSLNVEKKRISAENDLHESKEKFRTLVEAATEGILMLIDGKISFSNNVINKMTGYDSQELAGRSLIEIISRSNNENILQTFSQNTIKEGQYELNIGKKNGGLTEALVTCSTTVFYGQTVNILVIKDISIDKGINVTTLDYQKLINTLNIGFFKARIDQKGRFLFANETAIRIFGFEDFKQLSEVHLLGLISDHEERKALHNDLLDKGFIKNKIVKILNGKDQTSIVAFSLVLMTGEDSEDLICDGIVEDITLQQNEKSQFNNLITELKAKDFILERPVKEYLNSIHTLDADSTIQDAVEFLLRKKTEALLLTRNEIDYLGIITKSDIQKRIFALNLKLDNPAYLIMSSPIHFISENEIVLEAIRICRLNGINHLIVRNETGVLKGVFSINDAFHSVVNSQSFYLTNLSKAETVDDLQQCFKSLQLLTKPLIRNDFPVQYITKIISAFSDAAIKRIIELAIIDQGEPPAKFSFICLGSEGRKEETFLTDQDNAIIYEDVQIEKEEIARAYFLKLGERVCNTLNQIGYSFCLGNIMAKNPKWCAPVSVWQKHFISWIATPEAQNLLDASVFFDFRGVYGDEILVDRLRALISGAIKESPLFLYHLAYNTSVTRCQQLSSGNILSDKHIDSIDLKQAVIPIIMLARTYALQNNIWKTNTVERLNSLKENQIIAEKTVDDIVFGYNFLMKMRFRNQVELLDSHEAVTNILNTKKLSTIELNLLKKVLTNIPDYQIKIKTDFKIST; encoded by the coding sequence ATGAGAAAGTTTTCATTAAGGATTATTCTTCCTTCAATCCTTTCTGTTCTATTGTTTATTCTCACCATTTTCTTCATTGTGATTCCTCGTTTTCAGGAAAATATAATGAATGGGAAGAGAGAAATGATCAAAGAACTTACCAATTCGGCATGGAGTATACTTGCAAAATATGAAAATGATGAAAGAGAAGGCATACTGACGAGAGAGGAAGCTCAAAAGACAGCCATTTCAAGAATACAGTATTTAAGATACGGAGAAGAGAACAAGGATTATTTCTGGATTACTGACATGACACCCAATATGATCATGCATCCTTTCAGAAAAGATCTTGATGGCAAGGATCTGACTGATTTTAAGGATCCGCATGGGAAAAGACTCTTTGTTGAATTTGTGAACACGGTAAAAAAATCACAGCAGGGATATGTGGATTATATGTGGCAATGGAAAGATGATTTGCTGCATATTGTTCCCAAATTATCATATGTTAAGGTATTCAAACCCTGGAACTGGGTTATTGGTACAGGTATTTATATAGAAGACGTAAAAAGGGAAATCTCAACGTTAACGAAAAGCATGTTATGGATTTCGGTAGGTATATCAATACTTATCGCCTTCCTGCTTATGTATATTTTGAAACAGAGTCTTAATGTTGAAAAGAAAAGAATTTCAGCAGAAAATGATTTACATGAATCAAAAGAGAAATTCCGGACTCTTGTGGAAGCCGCTACTGAAGGCATTCTCATGCTCATTGACGGGAAAATAAGCTTCTCAAATAATGTGATAAATAAAATGACAGGGTATGATTCACAGGAATTAGCGGGGCGTTCGTTAATTGAAATCATCAGCAGAAGTAATAATGAGAATATTTTGCAGACATTTTCACAGAATACCATTAAAGAAGGGCAGTATGAATTAAATATTGGTAAAAAGAATGGCGGATTGACGGAGGCTTTAGTAACCTGCTCAACGACTGTTTTTTATGGCCAGACAGTTAACATATTAGTTATTAAGGATATTTCTATCGATAAAGGTATAAATGTCACAACATTAGATTATCAAAAGTTAATTAACACCCTAAATATTGGATTTTTTAAAGCCCGGATTGATCAAAAAGGCAGGTTTCTTTTTGCTAATGAAACAGCCATCAGGATATTTGGATTTGAAGACTTTAAGCAACTTTCAGAAGTTCACCTGCTAGGGTTGATATCAGATCATGAAGAAAGAAAAGCTCTTCATAATGATTTATTAGACAAGGGTTTTATCAAAAATAAAATAGTGAAAATCCTTAATGGTAAAGATCAAACTTCAATAGTTGCTTTTTCACTGGTATTAATGACAGGTGAGGATTCTGAAGATTTGATTTGTGATGGGATTGTTGAAGATATCACCTTGCAACAGAATGAAAAAAGTCAGTTTAATAATTTAATTACTGAACTTAAAGCCAAGGATTTCATCCTGGAACGGCCGGTAAAAGAATATTTAAATTCAATCCATACGCTGGATGCGGATTCAACAATACAAGATGCAGTTGAGTTCCTGTTAAGAAAAAAAACAGAAGCCCTTTTACTGACCAGGAATGAGATTGATTATCTGGGTATTATTACCAAATCGGATATTCAAAAACGAATTTTTGCTCTCAATCTCAAATTAGACAATCCGGCCTATCTGATCATGAGTTCACCTATTCATTTTATTTCAGAGAATGAAATTGTCCTCGAAGCGATTAGAATTTGCAGGCTCAATGGCATAAATCATCTTATTGTAAGAAATGAAACCGGTGTATTGAAGGGCGTTTTCAGTATCAATGATGCCTTTCATTCAGTTGTGAATTCACAGTCGTTTTATCTGACAAATCTCTCGAAAGCAGAAACCGTTGATGATTTGCAGCAATGCTTTAAAAGTCTGCAATTATTAACGAAACCTCTTATCAGAAATGATTTTCCTGTGCAATACATTACCAAAATCATTTCTGCATTTTCGGATGCTGCTATTAAAAGGATTATTGAATTAGCTATAATTGACCAGGGAGAACCACCTGCAAAATTTTCGTTTATTTGTCTGGGAAGTGAAGGACGCAAGGAAGAAACGTTTCTTACTGACCAGGATAATGCCATTATATATGAAGACGTACAAATTGAAAAGGAAGAGATTGCCAGGGCTTATTTTCTGAAACTTGGGGAGAGGGTTTGCAACACATTAAATCAGATAGGTTATTCCTTTTGTTTGGGAAACATCATGGCAAAGAATCCTAAATGGTGTGCACCAGTAAGTGTTTGGCAAAAACATTTTATTAGTTGGATTGCAACACCAGAGGCGCAGAATCTCCTGGATGCATCTGTATTTTTTGACTTCAGGGGTGTGTATGGTGATGAAATTCTTGTTGACAGACTAAGAGCATTAATATCAGGAGCAATTAAGGAAAGTCCGTTATTTTTATATCATCTTGCTTATAACACTTCTGTTACCAGGTGTCAGCAACTATCGTCGGGAAATATCCTTTCTGATAAACACATAGATAGCATAGACCTGAAACAAGCTGTTATTCCAATTATTATGTTAGCCAGGACGTATGCGCTACAGAATAATATATGGAAAACAAATACTGTTGAACGCCTAAATTCTCTTAAGGAAAATCAAATTATTGCTGAAAAAACTGTGGATGATATTGTTTTTGGGTACAATTTTTTAATGAAAATGCGATTCAGAAATCAGGTTGAACTTTTAGATTCTCATGAAGCCGTTACAAATATTCTGAATACAAAAAAGCTCAGCACTATTGAGTTGAATTTATTAAAGAAAGTTCTGACAAACATTCCTGATTATCAAATTAAAATAAAAACGGATTTCAAAATTTCAACCTAA
- a CDS encoding cation acetate symporter — protein MIYEVSNLAIIIFLFIVGLVLGLSFYFARKTKSASSYYAAGGNIHWAVNGIAFAGDYLSAASFLGICGMIAYSGFDGFLYSIGYLAGWVVALFLVAEPLKKLGKYTFTDALDSKFNSKHIKLAASISTLIVSIFYLIPQMVGAGDLVVPLLGLPHWMGVLIVGSIVIFIVATAGMTSTTYVQFIKGALLVIFSTILTIYILRNGLSLTPSDNYHKFDKTAAIVTNDTIINVPDSTYIVKKTRVVDKLVFVMLEKNGSSCWYKLNTKDNKSELKEMLYITVLPGGEKLYNGAPKSEKKFYQVGHLSKIVVDGKEVDKTGPVGPFEFIKTIEKSEIVRFSKKAFSDGDEKVTVWYQNNTKGEDVMKPGLLYKLTKAAGATFWDKLNFLSLMLALFLGTSALPHILIRYYTVPSQRAARKSTIVAIAAIGFFYVLTLYMGLGSMISGALDVESSNMSAPLLAKTFGIGLFSIISAIAFATVLGTVSGLIVASSGAIAHDFIDKYLQVPMTDKSKVKAGKLAAVGVGVFAIILGILFKGMNVSFLVGLAFAVAASANLPAILFLLFWKKTTAKGIAWSIIVGIVSSIGIILFSPTMYDKYGLVPKDAPIPLDNPGIISIPLAVITLVVISLLTQQENSTKDFSK, from the coding sequence ATGATTTACGAAGTTTCAAATTTGGCAATTATTATTTTTCTGTTTATCGTTGGGTTAGTCCTGGGACTCTCATTCTACTTTGCCAGAAAAACAAAATCAGCTTCAAGCTATTATGCAGCTGGTGGAAATATTCATTGGGCTGTTAATGGTATCGCTTTCGCAGGTGATTATCTATCAGCGGCCTCATTCCTGGGAATATGCGGTATGATTGCCTATTCAGGTTTCGATGGATTTTTGTATTCTATCGGTTACCTTGCTGGATGGGTCGTAGCACTTTTCCTGGTTGCAGAACCTTTAAAAAAGCTTGGGAAATATACATTTACCGATGCACTCGACTCAAAATTCAATTCCAAACACATCAAATTAGCGGCATCCATAAGCACCCTTATTGTTTCTATTTTCTATCTGATCCCTCAGATGGTTGGAGCCGGGGATCTTGTGGTGCCTTTACTTGGACTTCCTCATTGGATGGGCGTTCTGATTGTGGGTTCAATAGTGATCTTTATTGTGGCAACAGCCGGAATGACATCAACAACCTATGTTCAGTTTATAAAAGGAGCACTATTAGTCATTTTTTCGACCATATTAACCATTTATATTTTAAGAAATGGGTTATCATTAACCCCTTCTGATAACTATCATAAATTCGATAAAACAGCAGCGATTGTCACAAATGATACAATTATAAATGTTCCGGATTCAACCTATATTGTTAAAAAGACCAGGGTTGTCGACAAATTAGTGTTTGTGATGCTTGAAAAAAATGGATCAAGTTGCTGGTATAAGTTAAATACTAAGGATAATAAGTCTGAACTCAAGGAAATGCTTTACATCACTGTACTTCCTGGTGGTGAAAAGCTATATAACGGAGCTCCGAAATCTGAGAAAAAATTCTACCAGGTTGGGCATCTCAGTAAAATAGTTGTGGATGGAAAAGAAGTGGATAAAACCGGTCCGGTAGGGCCTTTCGAATTTATTAAAACCATTGAAAAAAGTGAAATCGTTCGCTTTTCTAAAAAAGCTTTTTCTGATGGGGATGAAAAAGTAACAGTGTGGTACCAGAACAATACGAAGGGTGAAGACGTAATGAAGCCCGGACTACTCTATAAACTTACAAAAGCAGCAGGAGCTACCTTTTGGGATAAATTAAACTTTCTTTCCCTGATGCTGGCTTTATTCCTTGGTACATCAGCCCTTCCTCACATTTTGATACGTTATTATACGGTACCCAGTCAGCGTGCTGCCAGGAAATCCACTATTGTAGCGATCGCTGCCATCGGATTTTTCTATGTATTAACGCTTTATATGGGTCTCGGTTCTATGATTAGCGGAGCACTTGATGTGGAAAGCAGTAATATGTCGGCACCTCTGTTAGCTAAAACATTTGGTATTGGATTATTCTCAATCATTTCTGCAATTGCTTTTGCCACGGTTCTCGGAACAGTAAGCGGATTAATAGTTGCTTCTTCAGGAGCTATAGCCCATGATTTTATCGATAAGTATCTCCAGGTGCCCATGACTGATAAGAGCAAGGTTAAAGCCGGAAAGCTGGCCGCCGTGGGTGTTGGAGTTTTTGCAATCATTCTCGGAATACTGTTTAAAGGAATGAACGTTTCATTTTTGGTTGGACTTGCTTTTGCAGTAGCTGCATCAGCTAACCTTCCCGCAATTCTTTTTCTTCTCTTCTGGAAGAAAACAACAGCTAAAGGTATTGCATGGTCAATCATTGTTGGGATTGTCTCATCAATTGGGATAATACTTTTCTCTCCAACCATGTATGATAAGTATGGACTGGTACCAAAAGATGCTCCTATACCCCTGGATAATCCGGGAATCATTTCTATTCCTTTGGCTGTAATTACCTTAGTGGTTATTTCACTGCTAACACAGCAAGAAAATTCGACAAAAGATTTCAGTAAATAA
- a CDS encoding carboxypeptidase regulatory-like domain-containing protein: protein MKSITLAIFGLLLVISLQAQERFVARISSPKIADLSQFLKQGYDIAAFYPDKYIDLVINQSQKQLLENEGFILKITQTESQMRENMVTGKALAGYRTYSDLYTELLNLQTAHPDICKLYDIGESRGKEYTQSAYNNYKHEIWALKISDNVAVEEDEPGVFYMGTHHAREPISLEVAMYILNYIVSNYGIDPTITNDINNKQIWFMPLVNPNGHKIVTDEADLWWRKNIRDNNANGLLDSGTSDGVDLNRNYGWEWGGEGTSTSPTDITYCGPSPSSEPETMSMKNLMDQHHFVAGITYHSYSELVLFPYGYVTEAFAPDHSSLQALAVSMANTIPSSSGGYYTPDKSSGLYPASGVTDDYAYGQRGIFCYTIELGTTFIPSASQIPGICSGNLQAALILLHRVDKSTLTGLVKDANTFLPIEAEVFVQGIDNTGAFRVPYTSDEAFGRYYRMLPDGNYTVTFSCFGYIPQTFNNVNINNLGQTLLNVNLVPAQTVTVTGTVTDLATGLPIPGTTIEVVNTPLITATSGTAGEYSIGNVPEGTFSFRVSKIGYATITQNLTVSAASHIFNFQLQESAAWSFETGVFEPQWTFGGNLPWTISTESPYDGNYCSKSGNIADSQSSEMSLELYLTSAGTVSFFRKVSSESGYDYLKFYIDNVQQGQWSGAVAWSEVSYSVAAGLHTFKWIYSKDGNTVSGSDCAWVDNILFPPYAPIPDPANIVLSPSQFTKTVGLNGTVTDLLSISNSGETDLAFTAQVEYAGMAGRSQATVYPLNANYNTGTTTTSAKTQTSLVKGYPTTEAGWMKFDVSSIPDGSTINSVEFHGYVNATNYPYWNINPVSADPLTATSSALYTDIMAESATGYYLYRSETSTYAAGWKVHTLGGNVNANLQTSLAQDWFTIGIMDRDNSASYYIGFDGWNQTNKPYLVVDYTFVPSYTWLKVNGSGTTSGTVTPGNSQSIPLNFEAGLLAAGTYNANIRITSNDPDQTQVLVPCILNISAERSLQITVLLEGLYNGDGTMRKAQDLSGDHFPGTVADKVNVELHDAANYSSIVYSSANVDLNTNGAISLSIPATHSGSYYVTVKHRNSVEITTANPVSFSGSSITYDFSTAASQAFGNNLKPASGKYLIFCGDANQDGVVDSADMTGLQSDASGFISGYQNNDINGDGIIDSADMILMDNNAKNAVGVIHP from the coding sequence ATGAAAAGCATTACACTGGCTATTTTCGGCCTATTACTTGTCATTTCCCTCCAGGCACAGGAACGATTCGTTGCACGTATCTCCTCTCCAAAAATTGCCGACCTCAGCCAATTCCTTAAACAAGGTTATGATATTGCTGCTTTTTATCCCGATAAATATATTGACCTTGTAATTAATCAGTCGCAGAAGCAATTGCTCGAAAACGAGGGATTTATCCTGAAGATTACCCAAACTGAAAGCCAGATGAGGGAAAATATGGTCACCGGAAAAGCCCTGGCCGGTTACCGCACCTATTCCGATCTCTATACCGAATTATTAAATCTTCAGACAGCGCATCCTGACATCTGCAAATTGTATGATATTGGTGAAAGCCGCGGTAAAGAGTATACCCAATCGGCTTACAATAATTATAAACATGAAATATGGGCCTTGAAAATATCAGATAATGTTGCTGTTGAAGAAGACGAACCGGGTGTTTTCTATATGGGAACTCACCATGCCCGGGAACCCATCAGTCTCGAAGTAGCCATGTATATCCTGAATTATATTGTTTCTAATTACGGAATCGATCCAACCATTACCAATGATATAAATAATAAACAAATCTGGTTTATGCCTTTGGTAAACCCAAATGGACATAAGATTGTGACTGATGAAGCAGACCTCTGGTGGAGGAAAAATATCCGGGACAATAATGCAAACGGCTTGCTTGATTCCGGTACCTCTGACGGTGTTGACTTAAACCGGAATTATGGCTGGGAATGGGGAGGAGAAGGAACCTCCACATCACCCACTGATATTACCTACTGCGGCCCTTCACCTTCCTCGGAACCTGAAACCATGTCAATGAAAAACTTAATGGACCAGCACCATTTTGTTGCAGGTATTACCTATCACAGCTACAGCGAACTGGTTTTGTTTCCTTATGGCTATGTTACGGAAGCCTTTGCTCCCGATCACTCAAGTTTGCAGGCACTGGCTGTAAGCATGGCAAACACCATTCCTTCTTCAAGTGGCGGATATTATACTCCTGATAAATCTTCAGGCCTCTACCCTGCTTCAGGGGTCACCGATGATTATGCCTATGGACAACGTGGCATTTTCTGTTATACCATTGAACTTGGAACCACCTTTATCCCTTCCGCCAGCCAGATCCCGGGAATTTGCTCAGGTAACCTTCAGGCTGCCCTCATCCTTCTTCACAGGGTGGATAAATCAACCCTTACAGGACTTGTAAAGGATGCCAATACATTTCTCCCGATAGAAGCAGAAGTGTTTGTTCAGGGAATTGACAATACAGGCGCATTCAGGGTTCCCTATACATCTGATGAAGCCTTCGGACGATATTACCGCATGCTGCCTGATGGCAACTACACAGTGACCTTTTCCTGCTTCGGTTATATCCCTCAGACCTTCAACAATGTGAATATTAATAACCTGGGACAAACCCTGCTGAATGTTAACCTGGTACCTGCACAGACGGTTACCGTCACCGGGACTGTCACCGACCTGGCAACAGGTTTACCTATACCGGGAACTACTATAGAAGTGGTGAACACTCCTTTGATTACTGCCACTTCCGGCACTGCTGGCGAGTATTCAATTGGCAATGTGCCGGAAGGAACGTTTAGTTTCCGTGTCAGTAAAATTGGTTATGCTACCATCACTCAGAACCTTACAGTGTCAGCTGCCAGCCATATCTTCAATTTCCAGCTGCAGGAAAGCGCTGCGTGGAGTTTCGAAACCGGGGTTTTTGAACCTCAGTGGACTTTTGGTGGCAATTTACCCTGGACCATTTCAACTGAAAGCCCTTATGACGGAAACTATTGCTCAAAGTCAGGAAATATTGCAGATAGTCAAAGCTCCGAAATGAGCCTGGAACTCTACCTCACTTCAGCCGGTACCGTTTCGTTTTTCAGAAAGGTTTCCTCAGAAAGCGGATACGATTACCTGAAGTTTTATATCGATAATGTACAGCAGGGACAATGGTCGGGGGCTGTTGCCTGGAGCGAAGTGAGCTATTCCGTAGCTGCCGGTTTGCATACCTTTAAATGGATTTATTCAAAAGATGGAAATACCGTTAGCGGAAGCGATTGCGCCTGGGTTGACAATATTCTCTTTCCACCTTATGCACCCATACCGGACCCTGCAAATATTGTGTTAAGCCCTTCTCAATTCACAAAAACCGTTGGACTGAATGGCACTGTCACCGATCTGTTAAGCATCTCCAATTCCGGGGAAACCGACCTTGCATTTACTGCCCAGGTTGAATATGCAGGAATGGCTGGTCGTTCCCAGGCAACAGTTTATCCATTAAATGCAAACTATAATACCGGAACCACAACCACATCTGCAAAAACCCAAACCAGCCTCGTGAAAGGATATCCAACAACTGAAGCAGGATGGATGAAATTTGACGTCAGTTCAATTCCTGACGGATCAACCATTAACTCAGTGGAATTCCATGGGTATGTGAATGCCACAAATTATCCATACTGGAATATCAATCCTGTAAGTGCTGATCCTTTAACCGCAACATCATCGGCTTTATATACTGATATTATGGCTGAATCAGCTACCGGTTATTACCTCTACCGTTCTGAAACCAGCACTTATGCTGCTGGTTGGAAAGTACACACTTTAGGTGGCAATGTAAATGCGAATCTTCAAACATCACTCGCACAGGACTGGTTTACCATTGGCATTATGGACAGGGATAACAGTGCTTCTTACTATATTGGATTCGATGGTTGGAATCAGACCAACAAACCCTACCTGGTGGTGGATTACACCTTTGTTCCAAGCTATACCTGGCTTAAAGTGAATGGATCGGGCACCACTTCCGGCACAGTGACACCGGGTAATAGTCAGTCGATCCCCTTAAATTTTGAAGCCGGTTTGCTTGCAGCAGGCACTTATAATGCCAATATCCGTATTACCAGCAACGACCCTGATCAGACTCAGGTACTGGTACCCTGTATCCTGAATATTTCAGCTGAAAGGAGCCTGCAAATCACGGTTTTACTTGAAGGTTTATATAATGGTGACGGGACCATGCGTAAGGCCCAGGATCTGAGTGGAGACCATTTCCCCGGGACTGTCGCTGATAAAGTGAATGTTGAATTACATGATGCCGCTAACTATTCAAGCATTGTATATTCCTCTGCCAATGTGGATCTGAATACCAATGGTGCTATCAGCCTGAGTATCCCTGCCACTCACAGCGGCTCCTATTATGTAACCGTGAAGCATAGAAACAGTGTCGAAATCACTACTGCAAACCCGGTTTCCTTTTCCGGGAGTTCGATTACCTACGATTTCAGCACTGCAGCTTCCCAGGCATTCGGGAACAACCTCAAACCTGCATCGGGAAAATACCTGATCTTTTGTGGTGATGCGAACCAGGATGGAGTCGTTGATTCAGCAGATATGACCGGACTTCAATCGGATGCCTCCGGTTTCATCTCAGGTTATCAGAATAATGACATCAATGGCGACGGAATCATTGATTCTGCTGACATGATATTAATGGATAATAATGCGAAAAATGCTGTAGGAGTGATACACCCTTAG
- a CDS encoding DUF485 domain-containing protein, producing the protein MLHKPAVEIGIDKAARKKAKLGVIMFFCYTFVYAGFVFIGLTKPEWMGLELIGGQNIAIIYGFGLILLAIIMGFIYNYFCTRMENQMNKH; encoded by the coding sequence ATGCTACATAAACCAGCAGTCGAAATTGGAATTGATAAGGCCGCCAGGAAAAAGGCAAAACTCGGTGTAATTATGTTTTTTTGTTACACATTCGTTTATGCCGGCTTTGTTTTTATTGGATTGACAAAGCCTGAATGGATGGGGCTGGAACTGATCGGCGGGCAGAATATTGCAATAATATATGGGTTCGGATTGATCCTCCTGGCTATCATTATGGGGTTTATCTATAATTATTTCTGCACCAGAATGGAAAATCAAATGAATAAGCACTAA
- a CDS encoding Crp/Fnr family transcriptional regulator → MKFSKKQNCESCLLKCDIYSTLDKTGKSIEKIGPLHASIKKHEIICKQGTVVSHALFLVKGSAKLYIEGLNNRNIILYILKPPAYIGLLCFFDNPNYSYSVAALEDSEVCFIELDLVKKLYIENHELLLTLNKAFGKSVTNIMNKIISLNQKQIRGRFAENLIYLSEINNSHKFHLGMSRKEIGEMIAISEENAVRLFTEFSKEKIININGREIEILDLPLLNKISEVC, encoded by the coding sequence ATGAAGTTTAGCAAAAAACAAAATTGTGAGTCATGCCTGCTAAAATGTGATATTTATTCAACACTTGATAAAACAGGTAAAAGCATTGAAAAAATTGGACCTCTGCATGCCAGTATTAAAAAGCATGAAATTATCTGCAAACAAGGGACTGTGGTTTCACATGCTTTATTTTTAGTAAAGGGCTCGGCAAAGCTCTATATTGAAGGCTTGAATAACAGGAATATTATTCTATACATATTAAAACCTCCGGCCTATATTGGGCTGCTTTGCTTTTTTGATAATCCGAATTATTCCTATTCTGTTGCTGCTTTGGAGGATTCAGAAGTCTGTTTCATTGAACTTGACTTAGTAAAAAAACTCTATATCGAGAATCATGAACTACTTTTAACTTTGAATAAGGCTTTTGGCAAATCCGTTACCAATATTATGAATAAGATCATTTCATTAAATCAAAAACAGATCAGGGGACGGTTTGCTGAGAACCTGATTTATCTTTCAGAGATTAACAATAGTCATAAATTTCATTTGGGAATGTCGAGAAAAGAAATAGGTGAAATGATTGCCATCTCTGAGGAAAATGCAGTCAGACTTTTTACAGAATTTTCAAAAGAGAAAATAATTAATATTAACGGCAGAGAAATTGAAATACTGGACTTGCCACTATTAAATAAGATCAGCGAAGTTTGTTAG